A DNA window from Ipomoea triloba cultivar NCNSP0323 chromosome 10, ASM357664v1 contains the following coding sequences:
- the LOC116032458 gene encoding uncharacterized protein LOC116032458: MVVGPKMRWGTWEELILGGAVLRHGTDDWNVVASELRARTVYPNNFTPEACKARYEDLRKQYSGCKFWFEELRKRRIEELKQELERSEGSIGSLKSKIEILKAKRERSGQAESPVPLVKSEAVELFQKEGSKDGLSAGSFTQNIRTDESHECQIPALTSATETESKMEGSESCEREKVPSISKLACNKHGGTVKKRRGNRKRKDRVWDSKEGSIGESENVCSTSAASISPSKEASVGYDQTRRPSSVDNHKGSLCSVKNNGLMDVFNNIAQREPALVFRHRLDSQKRARYKKIIRRHMDMETIRSKLATLSIKSSVELFRDLLLLANNALVFYSKRTREYKAALALRDLVTKAYRQHQYRGPYTKTAFVLLPLPTICCPPVKPRSARPRPTKQRIPAMLQNNNNNKNAVPRSLEGLKRPSDPDSSPPLQSLVTAKKGFKQPGKAGKRASGNQVFRHRASEKEDSLHKTMPKGEMGSKPLVLKERKMTRQRLN; the protein is encoded by the exons ATGGTGGTGGGGCCGAAGATGAGGTGGGGCACCTGGGAGGAGCTTATCCTCGGCGGTGCCGTTCTCCGGCACGGTACGGACGACTGGAACGTCGTCGCTTCGGAGCTCCGGGCCCGGACGGTCTACCCGAACAACTTCACCCCCGAG GCTTGCAAGGCCAGGTATGAGGATTTGCGAAAGCAGTACTCTGGCTGCAA GTTTTGGTTTGAAGAGCTAAGAAAGCGGCGAATTGAAGAACTGAAACAGGAATTGGAGAGATCTGAAGGTTCGATTGG ATCGCTCAAGTCAAAGATAGAAATTCTAAAGGCCAAGAGAGAACGTTCAGGCCAAGCTGAATCGCCTGTTCCTTTGGTAAAATCCGAGGCCGTTGAGTTATTCCAAAAGGAGGGATCCAAGGACGGCCTATCCGCGGGCAGCTTCACCCAAAATATCAGAACAGATGAGTCGCATGAATGTCAAATTCCCGCTTTGACATCGGCCACAGAGACCGAGTCGAAGATGGAAGGATCCGAGAGTTGTGAGCGGGAGAAAGTGCCGAGCATAAGCAAACTGGCGTGTAATAAACACGGAGGGACCGTGAAGAAGAGAAGAGGTAACAGAAAGAGGAAGGACCGAGTTTGGGATTCCAAAGAAGGGAGCATTGGCGAGAGCGAAAACGTGTGTTCAACGAGTGCTGCCTCGATTTCTCCCAGCAAGGAAGCGTCAGTCGGCTATGACCAGACTAGAAGACCTTCCAGCGTCGATAATCATAAAGGAAGCTTGTGTAGTGTGAAGAACAACGGCTTGATGGATGTCTTCAACAACATTGCACAGAGAGAACCCGCGTTGGTCTTTAGGCATCGCCTCGATAGTCAG AAGCGAGCGAGGTACAAGAAAATAATCAGACGCCACATGGACATGGAAACAATAAGATCAAAACTAGCAACCCTTTCGATCAAATCATCCGTAGAACTCTTCAGGGACCTGCTTTTACTGGCAAACAATGCCCTCGTATTCTACTCAAAGAGAACTCGGGAATACAAAGCAGCTCTGGCCCTGAGAGATCTCGTCACCAAAGCATACCGCCAGCATCAGTACAGAGGGCCCTACACCAAAACCGCCTTCGTTCTCCTCCCTCTGCCAACCATATGCTGTCCTCCCGTGAAGCCACGAAGCGCCAGGCCCCGCCCAACCAAGCAAAGAATTCCAGCCATGTTgcagaacaacaacaacaacaagaatgCTGTTCCTAGGTCACTTGAAGGGCTCAAAAGACCGAGTGACCCTGATTCAAGCCCTCCTTTGCAATCACTCGTGACAGCAAAGAAAGGCTTCAAGCAACCCGGGAAGGCGGGGAAGCGCGCATCGGGGAATCAAGTTTTTCGCCATCGAGCTTCGGAGAAGGAAGATTCATTGCATAAAACTATGCCAAAGGGAGAGATGGGATCTAAGCCGCTTGTACTGAAGGAAAGGAAAATGACCCGGCAAAGACTGAATTAA
- the LOC116032231 gene encoding lysine-specific demethylase JMJ25 isoform X1 encodes MEHPKSTSGVGEDNIGIPDDLRCKRSDGKQWRCTAMSMPDKTVCEKHYIQAKKRAANSAMRASMKKAKRKPIGESEIYLESKSDDMDLPLNNQSMGDFSGSVSGKKKNKEKISKSPVGYFPETTSNRAYPVRGTLKSSDDLQRDASPYEESLRSYRTPPPSCLESSKNRSQKMFDSSPMTENSEGSSDSSDNTGGQPCHQCRQNDHRVIWCLKCDKRGYCERCISTWYSDVPMEDIQRMCPACRSSCTCKVCLRADILIKARIRDIPAQKKLQYLYSLLSAVLPVVKRIHHNQCSEVELERKLRGNGIDLARMKLNSDEQMCCNFCRIPIIDYHRHCSNCSYDLCLSCCKDIREAATKEDIVNQISDQTDGREMTLEPVKLSNVQLELFKRISDWKANSNGSIPCPPRKYGGCGSLTLVLKRIFKMNWVAKLVKNVEEMVGGCKLCDTGYVEEPDSELRLCRAAHRENGNDNFLYDPYSDDIKTEGIENFRKHWSIGKPVIVKEVLNISSTSVWDPMFIWRGVRETADEKTKDEDRTVKAIDCYNWTEIDIHLGEFIRGYSEGRICKNGLPQMLKLKDWPSPSASEEFLLYQRPELISKLPLLEFIHSKWGLLNVAAKLPHYSLQNDVGPKIFMSYGLYEELGKGDAVHNLHVNMRDMVFLLVHTNEVKLKGWQRTKSEKIPKASAEYNAKEASDDPKNNLNGELPALSPAEEDRLDENDANMDLDAPDILVDQGTRTSSSDTNDAIDEDLSDTDVKKFERAHSGALWDVFRRQDIPKLIEYLTCHRKEFGEPESVINDSVSSPLYDGKIYLNRHHKGKLKDKFGIEPWSFEQNLGEAIFIPAGCPFQVRNLQSTVQLGLDFLSPENLGEAARMAEEIRGLPNDHETKLQMLEQVEKISLYAASSAIKEVQKLVLDPKTGPELGFEDPNLTAFVSENLEGTIKRRQVACV; translated from the exons ATGGAGCATCCAAAATCGACCTCTGGGGTAGGGGAGGATAATATTGGGATTCCTGATGATTTGCGGTGTAAGAGGTCGGATGGGAAACAATGGAGATGCACTGCTATGTCCATGCCCGATAAAACCGTGTGCGAAAAGCACTACATACAAGCTAAGAAGAGAGCTGCAAATTCTGCAATGAGAGCCAGTATGAAAAAAGCAAAGCGAAAACCTATAGGTGAAAGTGAGATATACTTGGAGAGTAAAAGTGATGACATGGATTTACCACTTAATAACCAGAGTATGGGGGATTTTTCTGGTTCAGTctctgggaagaagaagaataaggaaAAGATATCTAAAAGTCCAGTTGGTTATTTTCCTGAAACAACTTCAAACAGGGCTTATCCAGTTCGTGGTACTCTGAAGTCGAGTGATGATCTGCAAAGAGATGCCTCACCGTATGAAGAGAGCTTAAGATCTTACAGGACACCTCCCCCTTCTTGTCTGGAGTCTTCCAAAAACAGATCCCAGAAGATGTTTGATTCTAGCCCTATGACA GAAAATTCTGAAGGAAGCTCTGATTCTTCTGATAACACTGGTGGGCAGCCTTGTCATCAATGTCGGCAGAATGATCACAGGGTTATTTGGTGCCTTAAATGTGATAAAAGAGGATACTGTGAAAGATGCATCTCAACTTG GTATTCTGATGTCCCAATGGAAGATATTCAGAGAATGTGTCCTGCTTGTCGTAGTAGTTGTACTTGCAAAGTGTGTTTACGTGCAGATATTTTGATAAag GCCAGGATAAGAGATATTCCTGCCCAAAAGAAGCTGCAATACCTATATTCCCTTTTATCTGCAGTTCTTCCTGTTGTTAAGCGCATCCATCACAATCAATGCTCTGAGGTGGAGTTGGAAAGAAAGCTCAGAG GAAATGGGATAGATCTTGCAAGGATGAAGTTAAATTCTGACGAGCAGATGTGCTg tAACTTCTGCAGGATTCCAATTATTGATTATCATCGACACTGCTCAAATTGCTCATATGATTTGTGCCTTAGCTGCTGCAAAGATATTAGAGAAGCTGCTACCAAGGAAGATATCGTGAACCAGATTTCTGACCAGACTGATGGTAGAGAAATGACTTTAGAGCCAGTGAAATTATCCAATGTTCAATTAGAATTGTTTAAAAGGATTTCTGATTGGAAAGCCAATAGTAATGGCTCTATACCGTGCCCACCGAGAAAGTATGGGGGCTGTGGCTCCTTGACTTTAGTTCTAAAGCGCATCTTCAAGATGAACTGGGTTGCAAAACTGGTAAAAAATGTTGAAGAAATGGTTGGTGGCTGTAAGTTATGTGACACTGGCTATGTAGAGGAACCTGACTCTGAACTCAGGCTATGCAGGGCTGCACATAGAGAGAATGGCAATGATAATTTTTTGTACGATCCATACTCTGATGATATTAAAACTGAAGGGATTGAGAACTTCAGGAAGCACTGGAGCATAGGCAAGCCTGTTATTGTTAAGGAGGTTTTAAATATCTCATCAACATCAGTTTGGGATCCCATGTTTATATGGAGGGGAGTGCGTGAGACAGCAGACGAGAAAACAAAAGATGAAGATAGAACTGTGAAGGCTATTGACTGTTACAATTGGACTGAG ATTGATATTCATCTTGGTGAGTTCATCAGGGGATACTCAGAGGGGAGAATTTGCAAAAATGGTTTGCCACAAATGTTAAAATTGAAGGATTGGCCTTCTCCTAGTGCTTCAGAAGAATTTTTGTTGTACCAGAGAcctgaattaattagtaaactTCCTTTACTGGAGTTCATTCACTCCAAGTGGGGTCTTCTAAATGTTGCTGCCAAGCTGCCTCATTATTCACTTCAGAATGATGTTGGTCCTAAGATCTTTATGTCTTATGGATTGTATGAAGAGCTTGGCAAAGGTGATGCAGTGCACAACCTTCATGTTAACATGCGTGATATG GTGTTCTTATTGGTACATACAAATGAAGTCAAACTGAAAGGCTGGCAGAGGACTAAATCAGAGAAGATACCAAAGGCTTCTGCTGAATACAATGCAAAAGAAGCATCTGATGatccaaaaaataatttgaatggaGAATTGCCTGCATTATCACCTGCTGAAGAGGATAGGCTGGATGAAAATGATGCTAATATGGATTTGGATGCTCCTGACATACTGGTGGACCAGGGGACAAGAACTTCTAGCAGCGACACAAATGATGCCATTGATGAAGACTTAAGTGACACAGATGTAAAGAAATTTGAGCGTGCACATTCTGGAGCTCTTTGGGATGTCTTTCGCCGACAGGATATACCAAAGCTCATTGAGTATTTAACATGTCACAGAAAAGAATTTGGAGAGCCTGAGAGCGTAATAAATGATTCT GTTTCTAGTCCTCTTTATGATGGGAAGATATATCTGAACAGACACCATAAAGGAAAGCTAAAAGACAAATTTG GAATAGAGCCTTGGTCATTTGAGCAAAATTTAGGGGAAGCCATCTTTATTCCTGCTGGCTGCCCTTTCCAAGTGAGGAATCTTCAG TCAACAGTTCAGTTGGGCCTTGATTTTCTCTCTCCAGAAAATTTAGGGGAGGCTGCGAGAATGGCCGAAGAAATCCGTGGCCTTCCTAATGACCATGAAACCAAGCTTCAAATGTTAGAG CAGGTGGAAAAGATATCACTCTATGCAGCAAGTTCTGCCATTAAAGAAGTCCAGAAACTGGTCTTGGATCCAAA AACTGGCCCGGAGCTTGGATTCGAGGACCCTAACTTAACTGCATTTGTATCAGAAAACCTGGAGGGAACAATTAAGCGAAGGCAGGTTGCCTGCGTTTGA
- the LOC116032457 gene encoding katanin p80 WD40 repeat-containing subunit B1 homolog, giving the protein MANSKRGYKLQEFVAHSGNVNCLRFGKKTCRSFVTGGDDQTVNLWSIGKATSTASLSGHTSPIESVAFDTAEVSVVAGASSGLIKLWDLEETKMVRALSGHRSYCTAVEFHPFGEFFASGSMDTNLKIWDIRKKGCIHTYKGHIRGISTIGFTPDGRWVVSGGSDNVVKVWDLTAGKHLHDFKLHEGHIRSIDFHPLEFLLATGSADRTVKFWDLETFEVIGSSRQETAGVRSICFHPDGKTLFCGLDDSMKVYSWEPLVCHDSVDMGWSTLGDLCIHDGKLLGGAYYQNSVGVWVADISLIGPFAACVNPERNSDLELKDHPKECNLEGLGSNSSNSSPCCTSTDNDCTEIKNIYVDSEIPVTTKKLGSPLAPKAIHPSDSKDSDLSTLNQNSDVGLHSKTNEAVKNKSFILPNVVPRDSPQGKNSPSSRREAISFTRATAGMLPKPPRLRQSSSKKFDIEKVSTTLESEHMDNLAAAIDNKKDFNFQSRLIADDNARDSSEENDSTVKNGAERSEKNLLKSEIPYQNNVPAVQGRTRNLVERRVRLQAFDITPDTVPYSKQVKAKKSPLLLEKFDTRRRLKNDANCIPDTVSYAKPEEAKATPLPITNQQTMGSAETAECDNSIIENLMQSHDILLSTFRLRLTKLQVVRHFWEKNDIRGAIGALRKLPDQSAQADILSVLTDRMEIITLDLFTALLPVLLDLLDSKVERHAHISLEMLLKLVAVFGPVVQSAVSAPPPVGVDLHAEERIECCRQCIAHFQIIQNTIPALIQRGGSLAKCAHQLNLVLQQP; this is encoded by the exons ATGGCCAATTCCAAGCGTGGATATAAATTGC AGGAATTTGTGGCGCATTCGGGGAACGTGAATTGCTTGAGGTTTGGGAAGAAGACATGTCGGTCGTTTGTCACTGGAGGAGATGATCAGACAGTGAATCTGTGGTCGATTGGAAAAGCAACTTCCACGGCT AGCCTCTCTGGACACACGAGTCCAATAGAATCTGTAGCTTTTGATACAGCAGAGGTTTCAGTTGTGGCTGGGGCTTCTTCTGGTTTAATAAAGCTATGGGATCTCGAAGAAACGAAAA TGGTTCGTGCTCTAAGTGGACACAGATCCTATTGCACTGCTGTCGAGTTCCATCCATTCGGTGAGTTTTTTGCTTCTGGTTCCATGGACACTAATTTAAAGATATGGGACATCAGAAAGAAAGGATGCATACACACATACAAAGGTCACATACGAGGAATTAGTACCATAGGATTTACTCCTGATGGTCGGTGGGTAGTTTCTGGCGGATCTGATAATGTTGTTAAG GTGTGGGACCTAACAGCTGGAAAACATTTGCATGATTTCAAGTTACATGAAGGACATATTCGATCTATAGATTTTCATCCTCTTGAGTTTCTTCTGGCAACAG GTTCAGCAGACCGAACTGTAAAGTTCTGGGATTTGGAAACATTTGAAGTGATTGGGTCTTCTAGACAAGAG ACTGCAGGAGTGAGATCAATTTGCTTTCATCCTGATGGAAAGACCTTATTTTGTGGACTAGATGATAGTATGAAG GTGTATTCATGGGAGCCTTTAGTATGTCATGACTCCGTTGATATGGGATGGTCCACACTTGGTGACCTCTGCATCCATGATGGAAAGCTCTTGGGGGGTGCATATTATCAAAATTCTGTTGGAGTTTGGGTAGCAGACATTTCG cTCATTGGACCCTTTGCTGCTTGTGTAAATCCCGAGCGAAATAGTGACTTGGAGCTGAAAGATCACCCCAAGGAATGTAATTTGGAGGGGTTAGGGAGCAATAGTTCAAATTCAAGTCCTTGCTGCACATCTACTGATAATGATTGTACTGAgataaagaatatatatgttgACA GTGAAATACCTGTAACTACAAAGAAACTCGGTTCTCCTCTTGCTCCCAAAGCCATACACCCTTCAGATTCTAAGGACAGTGATCTGTCAACTCTGAATCAGAATTCAGATGTAGGGTTACATTCTAAGACCAATGAAGCTGTCAAAAATAAATCTTTCATTCTGCCAAATGTTGTGCCTCGGGACAGTCCACAAGGAAAAAACTCGCCCAGTTCCAGAAGGGAGGCAATTTCATTTACCAGGGCCACTGCTGGTATGCTGCCAAAGCCACCTCGTTTAAGGCAATCATCAAGCAAAAAGTTTGATATTGAGAAGGTGTCTACAACGCTTGAATCTGAGCACATGGACAATTTGGCAGCTGCAATAGACAacaaaaaagattttaatttccAAAGCCGCCTTATAGCAGATGATAATGCTAGGGATTCCTCCGAGGAAAATGACTCAACTGTCAAGAATGGTGCAGAGAGGTCTGAGAAAAACTTGTTAAAATCAGAAATTCCATATCAGAACAATG TGCCAGCTGTGCAAGGAAGGACACGCAATCTGGTTGAGAGAAGAGTAAGATTGCAAGCCTTTGACATTACTCCTGATACAGTTCCTTATTCTAAACAAGTGAAAGCAAAAAAATCCCCTTTGCTG CTTGAGAAGTTTGATACAAGACGAAGGTTGAAAAATGATGCTAACTGTATTCCTGATACAGTTTCTTATGCAAAACCTGAGGAAGCAAAAGCAACCCCATTGCCT ATTACTAATCAGCAAACTATGGGAAGTGCTGAGACAGCTGAATGTGATAATAGTATCATTGAAAATTTGATGCAAAGCCATGACATATTATTAAGTACATTTAGATTGCGCCTTACAAAATTGCAG GTTGTTCGGCACTTCTGGGAAAAGAATGATATTAGGGGTGCTATCGGTGCCTTGAGGAAGTTGCCAGATCAATCT GCACAAGCCGACATACTTAGTGTTCTCACGGATAGAATGGAGATTATTACGCTGGACCTATTTACTGCCTTGCTTCCTGTGCTATTGGACTTGCTAGATAGCAAGGTTGAAAG GCATGCACACATTTCTTTGGAAATGCTACTGAAGCTCGTGGCAGTCTTCGGTCCAGTAGTCCAATCAGCGGTTTCAGCACCTCCGCCTGTAGGCGTCGATCTTCATGCAGAGGAAAG AATCGAGTGTTGCAGACAGTGCATTGCGCATTTTCAAATCATCCAGAACACTATTCCAGCACTTATACA GAGAGGCGGTTCGCTGGCAAAATGTGCACATCAACTAAACCTCGTTCTTCAGCAACCATAG
- the LOC116032231 gene encoding lysine-specific demethylase JMJ25 isoform X2: MEHPKSTSGVGEDNIGIPDDLRCKRSDGKQWRCTAMSMPDKTVCEKHYIQAKKRAANSAMRASMKKAKRKPIGESEIYLESKSDDMDLPLNNQSMGDFSGSVSGKKKNKEKISKSPVGYFPETTSNRAYPVRGTLKSSDDLQRDASPYEESLRSYRTPPPSCLESSKNRSQKMFDSSPMTENSEGSSDSSDNTGGQPCHQCRQNDHRVIWCLKCDKRGYCERCISTWYSDVPMEDIQRMCPACRSSCTCKVCLRADILIKARIRDIPAQKKLQYLYSLLSAVLPVVKRIHHNQCSEVELERKLRGNGIDLARMKLNSDEQMCCNFCRIPIIDYHRHCSNCSYDLCLSCCKDIREAATKEDIVNQISDQTDGREMTLEPVKLSNVQLELFKRISDWKANSNGSIPCPPRKYGGCGSLTLVLKRIFKMNWVAKLVKNVEEMVGGCKLCDTGYVEEPDSELRLCRAAHRENGNDNFLYDPYSDDIKTEGIENFRKHWSIGKPVIVKEVLNISSTSVWDPMFIWRGVRETADEKTKDEDRTVKAIDCYNWTEIDIHLGEFIRGYSEGRICKNGLPQMLKLKDWPSPSASEEFLLYQRPELISKLPLLEFIHSKWGLLNVAAKLPHYSLQNDVGPKIFMSYGLYEELGKGDAVHNLHVNMRDMVFLLVHTNEVKLKGWQRTKSEKIPKASAEYNAKEASDDPKNNLNGELPALSPAEEDRLDENDANMDLDAPDILVDQGTRTSSSDTNDAIDEDLSDTDVKKFERAHSGALWDVFRRQDIPKLIEYLTCHRKEFGEPESVINDSVSSPLYDGKIYLNRHHKGKLKDKFGIEPWSFEQNLGEAIFIPAGCPFQVRNLQSTVQLGLDFLSPENLGEAARMAEEIRGLPNDHETKLQMLEVEKISLYAASSAIKEVQKLVLDPKTGPELGFEDPNLTAFVSENLEGTIKRRQVACV, encoded by the exons ATGGAGCATCCAAAATCGACCTCTGGGGTAGGGGAGGATAATATTGGGATTCCTGATGATTTGCGGTGTAAGAGGTCGGATGGGAAACAATGGAGATGCACTGCTATGTCCATGCCCGATAAAACCGTGTGCGAAAAGCACTACATACAAGCTAAGAAGAGAGCTGCAAATTCTGCAATGAGAGCCAGTATGAAAAAAGCAAAGCGAAAACCTATAGGTGAAAGTGAGATATACTTGGAGAGTAAAAGTGATGACATGGATTTACCACTTAATAACCAGAGTATGGGGGATTTTTCTGGTTCAGTctctgggaagaagaagaataaggaaAAGATATCTAAAAGTCCAGTTGGTTATTTTCCTGAAACAACTTCAAACAGGGCTTATCCAGTTCGTGGTACTCTGAAGTCGAGTGATGATCTGCAAAGAGATGCCTCACCGTATGAAGAGAGCTTAAGATCTTACAGGACACCTCCCCCTTCTTGTCTGGAGTCTTCCAAAAACAGATCCCAGAAGATGTTTGATTCTAGCCCTATGACA GAAAATTCTGAAGGAAGCTCTGATTCTTCTGATAACACTGGTGGGCAGCCTTGTCATCAATGTCGGCAGAATGATCACAGGGTTATTTGGTGCCTTAAATGTGATAAAAGAGGATACTGTGAAAGATGCATCTCAACTTG GTATTCTGATGTCCCAATGGAAGATATTCAGAGAATGTGTCCTGCTTGTCGTAGTAGTTGTACTTGCAAAGTGTGTTTACGTGCAGATATTTTGATAAag GCCAGGATAAGAGATATTCCTGCCCAAAAGAAGCTGCAATACCTATATTCCCTTTTATCTGCAGTTCTTCCTGTTGTTAAGCGCATCCATCACAATCAATGCTCTGAGGTGGAGTTGGAAAGAAAGCTCAGAG GAAATGGGATAGATCTTGCAAGGATGAAGTTAAATTCTGACGAGCAGATGTGCTg tAACTTCTGCAGGATTCCAATTATTGATTATCATCGACACTGCTCAAATTGCTCATATGATTTGTGCCTTAGCTGCTGCAAAGATATTAGAGAAGCTGCTACCAAGGAAGATATCGTGAACCAGATTTCTGACCAGACTGATGGTAGAGAAATGACTTTAGAGCCAGTGAAATTATCCAATGTTCAATTAGAATTGTTTAAAAGGATTTCTGATTGGAAAGCCAATAGTAATGGCTCTATACCGTGCCCACCGAGAAAGTATGGGGGCTGTGGCTCCTTGACTTTAGTTCTAAAGCGCATCTTCAAGATGAACTGGGTTGCAAAACTGGTAAAAAATGTTGAAGAAATGGTTGGTGGCTGTAAGTTATGTGACACTGGCTATGTAGAGGAACCTGACTCTGAACTCAGGCTATGCAGGGCTGCACATAGAGAGAATGGCAATGATAATTTTTTGTACGATCCATACTCTGATGATATTAAAACTGAAGGGATTGAGAACTTCAGGAAGCACTGGAGCATAGGCAAGCCTGTTATTGTTAAGGAGGTTTTAAATATCTCATCAACATCAGTTTGGGATCCCATGTTTATATGGAGGGGAGTGCGTGAGACAGCAGACGAGAAAACAAAAGATGAAGATAGAACTGTGAAGGCTATTGACTGTTACAATTGGACTGAG ATTGATATTCATCTTGGTGAGTTCATCAGGGGATACTCAGAGGGGAGAATTTGCAAAAATGGTTTGCCACAAATGTTAAAATTGAAGGATTGGCCTTCTCCTAGTGCTTCAGAAGAATTTTTGTTGTACCAGAGAcctgaattaattagtaaactTCCTTTACTGGAGTTCATTCACTCCAAGTGGGGTCTTCTAAATGTTGCTGCCAAGCTGCCTCATTATTCACTTCAGAATGATGTTGGTCCTAAGATCTTTATGTCTTATGGATTGTATGAAGAGCTTGGCAAAGGTGATGCAGTGCACAACCTTCATGTTAACATGCGTGATATG GTGTTCTTATTGGTACATACAAATGAAGTCAAACTGAAAGGCTGGCAGAGGACTAAATCAGAGAAGATACCAAAGGCTTCTGCTGAATACAATGCAAAAGAAGCATCTGATGatccaaaaaataatttgaatggaGAATTGCCTGCATTATCACCTGCTGAAGAGGATAGGCTGGATGAAAATGATGCTAATATGGATTTGGATGCTCCTGACATACTGGTGGACCAGGGGACAAGAACTTCTAGCAGCGACACAAATGATGCCATTGATGAAGACTTAAGTGACACAGATGTAAAGAAATTTGAGCGTGCACATTCTGGAGCTCTTTGGGATGTCTTTCGCCGACAGGATATACCAAAGCTCATTGAGTATTTAACATGTCACAGAAAAGAATTTGGAGAGCCTGAGAGCGTAATAAATGATTCT GTTTCTAGTCCTCTTTATGATGGGAAGATATATCTGAACAGACACCATAAAGGAAAGCTAAAAGACAAATTTG GAATAGAGCCTTGGTCATTTGAGCAAAATTTAGGGGAAGCCATCTTTATTCCTGCTGGCTGCCCTTTCCAAGTGAGGAATCTTCAG TCAACAGTTCAGTTGGGCCTTGATTTTCTCTCTCCAGAAAATTTAGGGGAGGCTGCGAGAATGGCCGAAGAAATCCGTGGCCTTCCTAATGACCATGAAACCAAGCTTCAAATGTTAGAG GTGGAAAAGATATCACTCTATGCAGCAAGTTCTGCCATTAAAGAAGTCCAGAAACTGGTCTTGGATCCAAA AACTGGCCCGGAGCTTGGATTCGAGGACCCTAACTTAACTGCATTTGTATCAGAAAACCTGGAGGGAACAATTAAGCGAAGGCAGGTTGCCTGCGTTTGA